In Chloroflexota bacterium, one DNA window encodes the following:
- a CDS encoding sugar phosphate isomerase/epimerase, whose protein sequence is MNVSIYSRTLDATPQPISTTLDVVKGHGLGGCMVASVFDVSKTLDPSELRDVRAYAESLGLFLDVAGGQINPYHFGKREDIVAAGDGDFRTGLERVLLAAQILGCSATFFTVGALVDRFSRSVPWANQVAATTSFLKSLRPFLLDHDLRLDVKTHEEITSDECVRIVEQVGPDVMGIGFDPVNVLVRLEAPVESARRVGPYCTRAFLSDADLFFTASGIDRKLRAVGDGILDWPGMLAVLAEAGAEPSLTIELHRGQFGMPIFDRAWIAAQTDLRLPELAEVVRLTVVSEEKLKDPARPPREAFQVNVLERLPATLAYLPTLLGSELPVGAGVSG, encoded by the coding sequence GTGAACGTTTCGATCTACTCGCGGACCCTCGACGCGACGCCCCAGCCAATCAGCACCACCCTTGATGTCGTCAAGGGGCACGGGCTCGGCGGCTGCATGGTCGCGTCCGTCTTCGACGTGAGCAAGACCCTGGACCCCTCCGAGCTGCGTGACGTCCGCGCGTACGCTGAGTCGCTCGGCCTGTTCCTGGATGTCGCCGGCGGCCAGATCAACCCGTACCACTTCGGCAAGCGCGAGGATATCGTGGCGGCCGGCGACGGCGACTTCCGGACCGGCCTGGAGCGCGTCCTCCTGGCCGCCCAGATCCTTGGCTGCTCGGCGACGTTCTTCACCGTCGGCGCACTGGTGGACCGGTTCAGCCGGTCAGTTCCCTGGGCCAATCAGGTCGCGGCCACGACATCGTTCCTGAAGTCGCTGCGGCCGTTCCTGCTCGACCACGACCTGCGCCTCGACGTGAAGACGCACGAGGAGATCACCTCCGACGAGTGCGTGCGGATCGTCGAGCAGGTCGGGCCAGACGTGATGGGCATCGGGTTCGACCCGGTCAACGTGCTGGTCCGACTCGAAGCGCCCGTGGAGTCGGCCCGGCGCGTCGGGCCGTACTGCACCCGCGCCTTCCTGAGCGACGCCGACCTCTTCTTTACGGCGAGCGGCATCGACCGCAAGCTGCGGGCCGTGGGCGATGGCATCCTGGACTGGCCCGGCATGCTGGCCGTGTTGGCCGAGGCCGGCGCCGAGCCGAGCCTGACCATCGAGCTGCATCGCGGTCAGTTCGGGATGCCGATCTTCGACCGGGCGTGGATCGCCGCGCAGACCGACCTGCGGCTGCCCGAGCTTGCCGAGGTCGTGCGGCTGACCGTCGTCTCCGAGGAGAAGCTGAAGGACCCCGCCCGGCCGCCCCGCGAGGCGTTCCAGGTGAACGTGCTGGAGCGGCTGCCGGCCACCCTGGCCTACCTGCCGACGCTCCTGGGCAGCGAGCTGCCGGTCGGGGCGGGAGTGAGCGGATGA
- a CDS encoding sugar phosphate isomerase/epimerase: MRVGVDGRKIPKAVEYGPLKSFTHARELGLEGLFFRTVLEMSPTLDHGEMREIKAHADSLGMYCESGLGKVNPYASPEAPELRAAGDGDILLGFRRMLEACRAADITEVWIGTANYKGVYKGYWAYDRFRTDVTWAEQLEATGRFLKKLAPMVRDLGMHMNMETHEEISSFEVVRLVEATGPDVMGITFDIPNVTQRGEAPVEAAKRVAPYVRQTHLKDIVHVLTPEGTLRQVRPCGQGMVDFEFILPLLYQHNPSLHLTIENPNTAGHTLTQVFDPVWNASHPDLSVSEYAEFIRLAQLCTSKIAAGEWVSIDEYDSHPFDYAREVWYIQESAAYLRAVCEKYGLGQTLAAAGAAR; this comes from the coding sequence ATGCGCGTTGGTGTTGACGGTCGCAAGATCCCGAAGGCTGTCGAGTACGGTCCGCTCAAGAGCTTCACGCACGCCCGTGAGCTGGGGCTGGAGGGGCTGTTCTTCCGCACGGTGCTGGAGATGAGCCCGACGCTCGATCACGGCGAGATGCGCGAGATCAAGGCCCACGCCGATTCGCTCGGGATGTACTGCGAGAGCGGGCTGGGGAAGGTGAACCCGTACGCCTCGCCGGAAGCGCCCGAGCTGCGCGCAGCCGGCGACGGCGACATCCTCCTGGGATTCCGCCGAATGCTGGAGGCCTGTCGTGCCGCCGACATCACCGAGGTCTGGATCGGGACCGCCAACTACAAGGGCGTCTACAAAGGCTACTGGGCCTATGACCGCTTCCGCACCGATGTCACCTGGGCCGAGCAGCTCGAAGCCACCGGGCGGTTCCTGAAGAAGCTCGCCCCGATGGTGCGCGATCTCGGCATGCACATGAACATGGAGACGCACGAGGAGATCAGCTCGTTTGAGGTGGTGCGCCTGGTCGAGGCCACCGGGCCTGACGTGATGGGCATCACCTTCGACATCCCGAACGTCACCCAGCGCGGCGAAGCGCCGGTCGAGGCGGCAAAGCGGGTGGCGCCCTACGTCCGCCAGACGCATCTGAAGGACATCGTCCACGTCCTGACGCCGGAGGGCACCCTCCGACAGGTGCGCCCGTGCGGCCAGGGGATGGTCGACTTCGAGTTCATCCTGCCGCTGCTGTACCAGCACAACCCGTCGCTGCACCTGACCATCGAGAACCCGAACACGGCCGGCCACACGCTGACCCAGGTCTTCGATCCGGTCTGGAACGCCTCCCACCCCGACCTGAGCGTCTCGGAGTACGCCGAGTTCATCCGGCTGGCCCAGCTGTGCACCTCGAAGATCGCGGCCGGCGAGTGGGTCAGCATCGACGAGTACGACTCGCACCCGTTCGACTACGCTCGCGAGGTCTGGTACATCCAGGAGAGCGCGGCCTACCTGCGCGCGGTCTGCGAGAAGTACGGCCTGGGCCAGACGCTCGCGGCGGCAGGGGCAGCACGGTGA
- a CDS encoding carbohydrate ABC transporter permease: MMQNSSLAPPPATAGAAPLPGQRPTWLDRSLADVPSYVAMVAVAFIFLTPFIWMFLTSFKPTVDVFRYTTPLSVWTFIPPAPTLENYVSIFTTWSFHRDLLNTLIAAGGQVTGALLTSTLAAFVFSRMRFPGRDVLFAFTMLTAFVPFDVVVVPLYIVMRSLGLVSSYWALFLPFSFSPFGIFLMRQSFLEIPRELDEAATIEGASLVQVFWHIILPNTRPALVTLALIQFMWSWNSYLWPLVIMQDPNKQVVQVTIAKFRTIANFPLFGELFAAATAATIPLLILFFLLQRYYVRGMLVSGMK, from the coding sequence ATGATGCAAAACAGCTCGCTCGCCCCGCCGCCGGCGACGGCCGGGGCTGCCCCGCTGCCCGGTCAGCGGCCAACCTGGTTGGACCGGTCGCTGGCAGACGTGCCGTCCTACGTCGCGATGGTCGCCGTTGCTTTCATCTTCCTGACGCCGTTCATCTGGATGTTCCTGACCTCGTTCAAGCCCACCGTCGACGTCTTTCGCTACACCACGCCGTTGAGCGTCTGGACGTTCATCCCGCCAGCGCCAACGCTGGAGAACTACGTCTCGATCTTCACCACCTGGAGCTTTCACCGCGACCTGCTGAACACGCTGATCGCGGCCGGCGGACAGGTCACCGGCGCGCTGCTGACCTCGACGCTGGCGGCGTTCGTGTTCTCGCGGATGCGCTTCCCCGGCCGCGATGTGCTGTTCGCCTTCACCATGCTGACGGCGTTCGTGCCGTTCGACGTGGTGGTGGTGCCGCTGTACATCGTGATGCGGAGCCTGGGACTGGTGTCGTCGTACTGGGCGCTGTTCCTGCCGTTCAGCTTCAGCCCGTTCGGCATCTTCCTGATGCGGCAGTCGTTTCTGGAGATCCCGCGCGAGCTTGACGAGGCCGCCACCATCGAAGGCGCGTCGCTGGTCCAGGTGTTCTGGCACATCATCCTGCCGAACACCCGCCCGGCCCTGGTGACCCTGGCGCTGATCCAGTTCATGTGGTCGTGGAACAGCTACCTCTGGCCGCTGGTCATCATGCAGGATCCGAACAAGCAGGTGGTCCAGGTCACCATCGCCAAGTTCCGCACCATCGCCAACTTCCCGCTGTTTGGCGAGCTGTTCGCGGCTGCCACTGCCGCCACGATCCCGCTGCTGATCCTGTTCTTCCTGCTCCAGCGCTACTACGTGCGCGGGATGCTGGTATCGGGAATGAAGTAG
- a CDS encoding sugar ABC transporter permease, with product MATLFLFPTFVGLIVFHWLPLAAAVQNSLLRFSPLNPSAATFVGLSNYANLLENERFIRATVNSLIYIGGKLALQIPLGLGIALLLNRSLPGTRIVRGAVFAALVASEAVVALIWNILYTPDNGLFNAFLGAVGIPGQPFLTSVAQALPSVLVMIVWKDIGFTTLILLAGLQTIPHEYQEAAEIDGAGAWARLVHITLPLLRRMLLLATFMATISGSRIFIPIALMTDGGPEDATINAVYFMYEQAFKFQRMGDASAVAMLVILLLVAITLVQARLLRTDHEY from the coding sequence GTGGCAACCCTGTTTCTGTTCCCCACGTTCGTCGGACTGATCGTCTTTCACTGGCTGCCGCTCGCAGCCGCCGTTCAGAACAGCCTGCTGCGGTTCAGCCCGTTGAACCCGAGTGCCGCCACGTTCGTGGGGCTGAGCAACTACGCCAACTTGCTCGAGAACGAGCGGTTCATCCGCGCCACGGTCAACTCGCTGATCTACATCGGCGGGAAGCTGGCCCTGCAAATCCCGCTCGGGCTCGGCATCGCGCTGCTCCTGAACCGGTCATTGCCGGGGACGCGGATCGTGCGGGGGGCCGTCTTTGCCGCGCTGGTCGCCTCCGAGGCCGTGGTTGCGCTGATCTGGAACATCCTCTACACCCCGGACAACGGCCTGTTCAACGCCTTCCTCGGAGCGGTCGGGATTCCCGGCCAGCCGTTCCTGACCAGCGTGGCGCAGGCGTTGCCCTCGGTCCTGGTGATGATCGTCTGGAAGGACATCGGCTTCACCACGCTGATCCTGCTGGCCGGCCTCCAGACGATCCCACATGAGTACCAGGAGGCAGCCGAGATCGACGGAGCGGGCGCATGGGCGCGGCTCGTCCACATCACGCTGCCGTTGCTGCGCCGGATGCTCCTGCTCGCCACCTTCATGGCGACCATCTCCGGCAGCCGGATCTTCATCCCCATCGCACTCATGACTGACGGAGGCCCGGAGGACGCCACCATCAACGCCGTCTACTTCATGTACGAGCAGGCGTTCAAGTTCCAGCGCATGGGCGACGCGTCAGCTGTGGCGATGCTGGTCATCCTGCTGCTGGTGGCGATCACGCTGGTGCAGGCGCGGCTGCTGCGAACCGACCATGAGTACTAG
- a CDS encoding extracellular solute-binding protein: protein MLTRRQFVSQALLLAGALGAAACTPAASPAPAKPADAKPAADAKPAADAKPATDAKPAAADAKPASAAPAAAPNAAGKPQYKLDLGGYKGPAPTGQNIKLRFMRQSFNPVTEAAIKAWNAEWAAAYPNIAIEEEPVPYGDLNQKLQTYVAAGDAPDAMMGKGDFIQAYVFNGIVLNLSEFLTDEYINDIPPAMRDQQSVNGKLYGMPWEQGQVMLYFNKDLFEKAGVATPPETDDLTRGWTWDQIADAWTKLNASINPGGDGPTYTLASSAYGNGGPGSSYWYEGIYTRSLGDPNAPKDSSAYKTFAGVSSDGLTATGYVNTPEAVKGMLLYQRIFKEKFSPSVATPNQFEDGKAATRFSSINLANRFANPDSAPKFKWGATPVPRGNVVFNHISGDSPIIYARTKYPAETAAYLGFIHNDKNRMAFHTNWGSMPARTSLFDKMAGYKEFPRSLAVALTKVGYAPPVTPGYLEYFSVMNTAIKDIALGAAVEARLNKAAKEIDDLLVQYKK, encoded by the coding sequence ATGTTGACCCGACGCCAGTTCGTGTCTCAGGCCCTGTTGCTGGCCGGCGCCCTCGGTGCGGCAGCCTGCACGCCGGCCGCGTCGCCAGCGCCGGCCAAACCCGCCGACGCCAAGCCAGCCGCCGACGCCAAGCCGGCCGCCGACGCCAAGCCAGCCACCGACGCCAAGCCAGCCGCCGCCGATGCCAAACCGGCGTCCGCTGCGCCGGCCGCCGCGCCCAACGCCGCCGGCAAGCCCCAGTACAAGCTCGATCTTGGCGGCTACAAGGGGCCGGCGCCCACGGGCCAGAACATCAAGCTCCGCTTCATGCGCCAGTCGTTCAACCCGGTCACCGAGGCCGCCATCAAGGCCTGGAACGCCGAGTGGGCGGCCGCCTACCCCAACATCGCCATCGAAGAGGAGCCTGTGCCGTACGGCGACCTCAACCAGAAGCTCCAGACATACGTCGCGGCCGGCGATGCACCGGACGCCATGATGGGGAAGGGCGACTTCATCCAGGCCTACGTCTTCAACGGGATCGTCCTCAACCTGAGCGAGTTCCTCACCGACGAGTACATCAACGACATCCCGCCGGCCATGCGCGATCAGCAGAGCGTGAATGGCAAGCTGTACGGCATGCCCTGGGAACAGGGCCAGGTCATGCTCTACTTCAACAAGGATCTCTTCGAGAAGGCCGGCGTCGCGACCCCGCCTGAGACTGACGACCTGACCAGGGGCTGGACCTGGGACCAGATCGCGGACGCCTGGACGAAGCTGAACGCGTCGATCAACCCCGGTGGAGACGGACCGACCTACACGCTGGCCTCGTCGGCGTACGGCAACGGCGGTCCCGGCTCGAGCTACTGGTACGAGGGGATCTACACCCGCTCGCTGGGCGACCCGAACGCCCCGAAGGACAGTTCGGCGTACAAGACGTTCGCGGGCGTCAGCTCCGACGGCCTCACCGCGACTGGCTACGTGAACACGCCAGAGGCCGTCAAGGGGATGCTGCTCTATCAGCGCATCTTCAAGGAGAAGTTCTCGCCCTCCGTCGCCACGCCGAACCAGTTCGAGGACGGGAAGGCCGCGACACGGTTCTCCTCGATCAACCTCGCCAACCGATTCGCCAATCCGGACTCTGCCCCGAAGTTCAAGTGGGGCGCCACGCCGGTGCCACGCGGAAACGTCGTCTTCAACCACATCAGCGGCGACTCGCCGATCATCTACGCCAGGACGAAGTACCCGGCCGAGACGGCGGCCTACCTCGGCTTCATTCACAACGACAAGAACCGGATGGCGTTCCACACCAACTGGGGGTCGATGCCGGCCAGAACGTCGCTGTTTGACAAGATGGCCGGGTACAAGGAGTTCCCGCGGAGCCTGGCTGTCGCGCTGACGAAGGTGGGATACGCGCCGCCGGTGACTCCGGGCTACCTGGAGTACTTCAGCGTGATGAACACGGCCATCAAGGACATCGCGCTGGGTGCTGCCGTCGAGGCTCGCCTCAACAAGGCGGCCAAGGAGATCGACGATCTCCTCGTGCAGTACAAGAAGTAG
- a CDS encoding aspartate/glutamate racemase family protein, giving the protein MRLLLVNPNTSRDMTAAILEVGRLAVAATPAVVVDALQPERGPASIEGQADQVVSAHWALDAVLPLVDRYDAVVVACYSHHPLTAALRELLVQPVLGIMEASILYGLMLGDRFSIVTTSPRWEPLLSEGVRALGYDRRCASVRSSGLSVLELGMLPPARVRQRLCEVAVEAVQRDGASVICLGCAGMAGLESDVSAATGVPVVDGVAAAIKLTRSLVESGLTTSKRGLYGPVQRQPAVGLPPGIASIYAAAALASGPATNRTTDL; this is encoded by the coding sequence ATGCGCCTCCTGCTCGTCAACCCGAACACCAGCCGCGACATGACCGCTGCCATCCTTGAGGTCGGGCGGCTGGCCGTCGCGGCGACCCCGGCCGTCGTCGTGGACGCCCTCCAGCCGGAGCGCGGCCCGGCCTCCATCGAGGGCCAGGCCGATCAGGTGGTCAGCGCCCACTGGGCCCTGGATGCCGTCCTGCCCCTGGTCGACCGCTACGACGCCGTCGTCGTGGCCTGCTACAGCCATCATCCGCTGACCGCCGCCCTGCGCGAGCTGCTGGTCCAGCCGGTCCTCGGGATCATGGAAGCGTCGATCCTCTACGGGTTGATGCTGGGCGACCGCTTCAGCATCGTGACGACCTCGCCGCGCTGGGAGCCGCTGCTCAGCGAAGGCGTCCGCGCGCTCGGGTACGACCGGCGCTGTGCGTCCGTCAGGAGCAGCGGGCTCTCGGTCCTGGAGCTGGGGATGCTGCCGCCGGCGCGGGTTCGCCAGCGTCTGTGCGAGGTGGCCGTCGAGGCCGTCCAGCGCGATGGCGCATCGGTGATCTGCCTCGGCTGCGCCGGCATGGCCGGCCTGGAATCCGACGTCAGCGCCGCGACAGGCGTCCCGGTGGTGGATGGGGTCGCGGCGGCCATCAAGCTCACGCGGAGCCTCGTCGAGAGCGGCCTGACGACCAGCAAGCGCGGTCTGTACGGACCGGTGCAGCGGCAGCCTGCCGTCGGGCTGCCGCCCGGAATCGCCTCGATCTACGCCGCCGCGGCGCTCGCGTCCGGCCCGGCGACGAACCGCACCACCGACCTGTGA
- a CDS encoding M24 family metallopeptidase — MAFLIDPAAFPRQQQPGPDQIPVDPSILQARIERLRAAGAQAGHAALVVFAQGARQLSGTSTHGNLRYLLDWFSGGGTATMIVPMDGEPVVVVPGPSDVGDMRERAPWIVDQRCEPSGNHGRLVRVALDERGIRGQVGLIGAGELMHGVYAELTAPTPDDRWSFSRVDVLLDEQRMVKDEIGLARMRRAAAICDVIFDQLAAALAGQARPVWQLQAIANAVGQLEGAEFVWNWMVGAPRPDRTRRRPEENTRVVQPGDCVITGLYLIYGGYYGHALRMFTVGEPDESHQRTWQAVFDAQSAAAALLTPGSSARAPGLAADAELFRHFPEARETDRVRFRSSHFIGLDYSEYPTSKTIAQPDTASYLGGLSSALVDLPMQADMTIELHPNICPPGVGLGALGDIFRVTRGGGERLTTFPSEICVVRPG; from the coding sequence GTGGCATTCCTCATCGATCCCGCCGCCTTCCCACGCCAGCAGCAGCCCGGTCCCGACCAGATCCCCGTCGATCCGTCGATCCTCCAGGCCCGCATCGAGCGGCTGCGCGCGGCTGGCGCGCAGGCTGGCCACGCGGCGCTGGTGGTCTTCGCGCAGGGCGCGCGGCAGCTATCCGGGACCAGCACGCACGGCAACCTGCGTTACCTGCTGGACTGGTTCAGCGGCGGCGGCACGGCCACGATGATCGTGCCGATGGACGGCGAGCCGGTCGTCGTGGTCCCGGGGCCGAGCGACGTGGGCGACATGCGCGAGCGTGCGCCGTGGATCGTGGATCAGCGCTGCGAGCCGTCGGGGAACCACGGGCGGCTGGTGCGGGTGGCCCTGGACGAGCGCGGGATTCGGGGACAGGTCGGGCTGATCGGGGCCGGTGAGCTGATGCACGGGGTCTACGCCGAGCTGACCGCGCCGACGCCCGACGACCGCTGGTCGTTCTCGCGGGTGGACGTCCTGCTGGACGAGCAGCGAATGGTGAAGGACGAGATCGGGCTGGCCCGGATGCGGCGCGCGGCCGCCATCTGCGATGTGATCTTCGATCAGCTTGCGGCGGCGCTGGCCGGTCAGGCCCGGCCGGTCTGGCAGCTCCAGGCCATCGCGAACGCCGTGGGCCAGCTTGAGGGCGCGGAGTTCGTCTGGAACTGGATGGTCGGCGCGCCGAGGCCAGACCGGACGCGCCGGCGGCCCGAGGAGAACACCCGCGTCGTCCAGCCGGGCGATTGCGTCATCACCGGTCTGTACTTGATCTACGGCGGCTACTACGGGCACGCGCTGCGGATGTTCACCGTCGGCGAACCCGACGAGTCCCATCAGCGGACCTGGCAGGCCGTCTTCGACGCGCAGAGCGCGGCCGCGGCCCTCCTGACGCCTGGGTCCAGCGCCAGGGCGCCGGGATTGGCTGCGGACGCCGAGCTGTTTCGGCACTTCCCGGAGGCGCGCGAGACCGACAGGGTCCGATTTCGGTCGTCGCACTTCATCGGCCTGGACTACTCCGAGTACCCGACCTCGAAGACCATTGCTCAGCCGGACACGGCCAGCTACCTTGGCGGCCTGTCGAGCGCGCTCGTCGATCTGCCGATGCAAGCTGACATGACGATCGAGCTGCACCCGAACATCTGCCCGCCCGGTGTGGGGCTGGGCGCGCTCGGAGACATCTTTCGCGTCACCAGAGGTGGCGGGGAGCGTTTGACAACGTTCCCCTCGGAGATCTGCGTTGTGCGCCCGGGCTGA
- a CDS encoding GntR family transcriptional regulator: MTGAEKSVPPTQTDPAMLDGMAVASRSKMAAAGADASALVRLERQPSLTERVFRQLRDAIVSNVLAPGQPFSIEQLAARLGVSRTPIREALPALQQLGLVIQADNGSFQVAPMDKTYAWEVYAVRSAIESLAVEVVAPRLTDADVKTLRAVALPPDLEPEGDYHEMFGPDLGLHDFIRQQCPLPFLNALMDSVQYHRSRLLHIEHSLGSGYRKASYEEHAAIVDALALRDGKQARQLMQAHLDRVGAAVAALVE, encoded by the coding sequence ATGACTGGTGCTGAGAAGTCGGTTCCGCCGACGCAGACGGACCCGGCCATGCTCGACGGTATGGCAGTGGCCAGCCGCTCCAAGATGGCAGCGGCTGGTGCAGATGCCTCGGCACTGGTACGCCTTGAACGGCAGCCAAGCCTCACCGAACGGGTGTTTCGGCAACTGCGGGACGCCATCGTCAGCAATGTGCTGGCGCCTGGGCAGCCGTTCAGCATCGAGCAGTTGGCGGCGCGGCTCGGCGTCAGCCGCACGCCGATCCGCGAAGCGTTGCCGGCCCTGCAGCAGCTCGGTCTGGTGATCCAGGCGGACAACGGCAGCTTCCAGGTCGCGCCGATGGACAAGACGTACGCCTGGGAGGTGTATGCCGTCCGCAGCGCCATCGAGAGTCTGGCCGTGGAGGTCGTGGCGCCTCGGCTGACCGACGCCGACGTGAAAACGCTGCGCGCCGTCGCCCTGCCGCCCGATCTGGAACCCGAAGGCGACTATCACGAGATGTTCGGGCCGGACCTGGGCCTGCACGATTTTATTCGGCAGCAGTGCCCGCTGCCGTTCCTGAACGCCCTGATGGACTCGGTCCAGTATCACCGTTCGCGGCTGCTTCACATCGAGCACAGCCTGGGCAGCGGGTATCGAAAGGCGTCCTACGAGGAGCACGCGGCGATTGTCGATGCATTGGCGCTTCGAGACGGGAAGCAGGCACGGCAACTGATGCAGGCTCACCTGGACCGTGTCGGCGCGGCGGTCGCTGCCCTGGTCGAGTAG
- a CDS encoding Crp/Fnr family transcriptional regulator: MQSPSVLAHSPLLANLPAEELNRLGAAARRRSYRRGEVIFHQGDPGDSLHFLIDGRVKVVLDAESGDEAVIAILGPGDCFGELSLIDGEPRSATVETLEAVQTLSLSRNDFMAFVRANPQTAERMMIALAGMVRRADESMADLVFLDLEGRLVKKLLELADAHGRDIDGAIEIELPITQEDLAAMIGATRASVNKLLGFYEDRGAVQRRGRRIAILEPERLRRRIT, translated from the coding sequence ATGCAGTCACCGTCTGTCCTGGCCCACTCGCCGCTGCTCGCCAATCTGCCCGCTGAGGAGCTCAACCGGCTCGGGGCCGCTGCCCGCCGGCGTTCGTATCGTCGCGGCGAGGTGATTTTCCACCAGGGCGACCCCGGCGACTCACTGCACTTCTTGATCGACGGTCGCGTCAAGGTTGTGCTCGACGCCGAGTCCGGCGACGAAGCGGTGATCGCCATTCTCGGCCCTGGAGACTGCTTCGGCGAGCTGTCGCTGATCGACGGCGAGCCGCGCTCCGCCACCGTTGAGACGCTCGAAGCCGTCCAGACGCTCAGCCTCTCGCGCAACGACTTTATGGCGTTCGTGCGGGCCAACCCCCAGACGGCCGAACGGATGATGATCGCGCTGGCCGGCATGGTCCGGCGGGCCGACGAGAGCATGGCCGACCTCGTCTTCCTCGACCTGGAAGGCCGCCTCGTCAAGAAGCTGCTCGAACTGGCCGATGCCCACGGCCGGGACATCGACGGCGCGATTGAGATCGAGCTGCCGATCACCCAGGAAGACCTCGCCGCGATGATCGGCGCGACCCGTGCCAGCGTCAACAAGCTGCTCGGGTTCTACGAGGATCGCGGAGCCGTGCAGCGGCGCGGGCGCAGGATCGCGATTCTGGAGCCGGAGCGACTGCGGCGTCGGATCACCTGA
- a CDS encoding SH3 domain-containing protein, with translation MEQNPAGFASEDEEATYCLSLLRDGDRQQKIVARERLSQIFEQRGLLDEAAQCLESNIREGIRDPRVYQRLAGVYRRQGRHELADEVLLEARRLAERLQRGQQQGGRRGPGGRPVRGGPPPAPGVQDVTTRQLPSQSGVPATPGAAPAAGVPFASPEVAAARAPRSPAVGPGPGNEFDFDGPDAFGGPQRGPGVQAPAEPPPDRPWWLSPAMVVLLILLCGPYGLAMMWVRGNYPLKARKTAIGVWAGLVVLFAAAAAVFGQQMIRQQLSMATPGGLPGVGGVTGLPAAPTPIVFPPVPGGQPGVQIGTPAAGKPVLPPGGAGAVPSPPAVAGGSLGTPSGVTISPPGAPGPSASPATAAPAEQPSAGGQPASKPTNGEKVKVVNTGETGANMRERPGATAPVVKTVPEGTVLQVIGADQQMDGRGWRNVRDDEGKQGWIVGEFLETAP, from the coding sequence GTGGAGCAGAATCCGGCAGGCTTCGCCAGCGAGGACGAGGAGGCAACATACTGCCTCAGCTTGCTTCGTGATGGTGACCGTCAGCAGAAGATCGTTGCCCGCGAGCGGCTGAGCCAGATCTTCGAACAGCGCGGCCTGCTCGACGAGGCGGCGCAATGTCTTGAGAGCAACATTCGCGAGGGCATCCGCGATCCGCGCGTCTACCAGCGGCTCGCGGGGGTGTACCGTCGGCAGGGTCGGCACGAGCTGGCGGACGAGGTCTTGCTGGAGGCCCGGCGGCTCGCGGAGCGGCTTCAGCGCGGCCAGCAGCAGGGCGGCAGGCGCGGCCCTGGCGGCCGGCCTGTACGCGGGGGTCCGCCGCCCGCTCCGGGCGTGCAGGATGTCACGACGCGCCAGTTGCCGTCTCAGAGTGGTGTGCCTGCCACGCCCGGGGCTGCACCGGCTGCCGGAGTTCCTTTTGCCAGTCCGGAGGTGGCCGCGGCGCGAGCGCCCCGATCGCCGGCCGTCGGCCCCGGTCCGGGGAACGAATTCGACTTCGATGGCCCGGACGCCTTTGGCGGCCCACAGCGCGGCCCTGGCGTCCAGGCTCCGGCGGAGCCGCCGCCGGATCGCCCGTGGTGGCTCTCGCCGGCCATGGTGGTGCTGCTGATCCTCCTCTGCGGGCCGTACGGTCTGGCGATGATGTGGGTCCGTGGGAACTACCCCTTGAAGGCCCGCAAGACGGCCATTGGCGTGTGGGCCGGGCTGGTGGTGCTGTTCGCGGCCGCCGCTGCCGTGTTTGGCCAGCAGATGATTCGCCAGCAATTGTCGATGGCGACCCCGGGCGGCCTGCCCGGCGTCGGCGGCGTGACGGGCCTTCCAGCCGCCCCGACGCCGATCGTCTTTCCGCCGGTCCCAGGCGGTCAGCCCGGCGTCCAGATCGGCACGCCAGCGGCTGGCAAGCCCGTCTTGCCCCCTGGTGGGGCTGGGGCAGTCCCGTCTCCGCCGGCGGTGGCTGGCGGCTCGTTGGGCACGCCGTCCGGCGTGACGATCTCGCCGCCCGGCGCTCCCGGCCCGTCCGCCTCTCCCGCCACGGCAGCGCCCGCCGAGCAACCCTCGGCAGGCGGGCAGCCAGCGTCAAAGCCCACCAACGGCGAGAAGGTCAAGGTCGTCAACACGGGCGAGACCGGCGCGAACATGCGTGAGCGTCCAGGCGCGACGGCCCCCGTCGTCAAGACCGTCCCTGAGGGCACGGTCCTCCAGGTGATTGGGGCGGATCAGCAGATGGACGGTCGTGGCTGGCGCAACGTCCGCGACGACGAGGGCAAGCAGGGCTGGATCGTCGGGGAGTTCCTCGAAACGGCGCCCTGA
- a CDS encoding antibiotic biosynthesis monooxygenase has protein sequence MFALWVSVKVKPEMRERFLEVIEDDSICSVRDEPACVRFDVLQDQKDPDRYYFYEIYHDEAGFQAHLQTPHLARWSEAAKECLAEPSVAIRADTVFPRSYS, from the coding sequence GTGTTTGCGCTGTGGGTCTCGGTGAAGGTCAAGCCGGAGATGCGAGAGCGCTTCCTGGAGGTCATCGAGGACGACTCGATCTGCTCCGTCCGGGACGAGCCGGCCTGCGTTCGCTTCGACGTGCTCCAGGATCAGAAGGATCCTGACCGCTACTACTTCTACGAGATCTATCACGACGAGGCCGGCTTCCAGGCCCACCTGCAGACGCCGCACCTGGCGCGCTGGTCCGAGGCCGCGAAGGAATGCCTTGCCGAGCCATCCGTGGCGATCCGGGCCGACACGGTCTTCCCGCGATCGTACTCCTGA